From the genome of Gilliamella sp. wkB7, one region includes:
- the trmJ gene encoding tRNA (cytosine(32)/uridine(32)-2'-O)-methyltransferase TrmJ → MGSAARAMKTMGLSNLCLVNPVIKPDSQSISLAAGASDIIKNAIIFSSLEEAIADCSLVIGTSARPRTLQWPNLTPKECGDKIIGEAVNAQVALVFGRERVGLTNDELQKCHFHVGIPANPQYSSLNLAMSVQVLCYEIRMSMLNLQDNQSEQTNLNTYTSEYPKDIDVERFYQHLEQTLLQTEFINANHPGQIMGRLRRLFTRARIEQQELNILRGILTSIDKKL, encoded by the coding sequence ATGGGGTCTGCCGCCAGAGCAATGAAAACCATGGGTTTATCCAATCTTTGCTTAGTCAATCCAGTGATAAAGCCTGATTCACAATCAATTTCATTAGCGGCAGGTGCTAGTGATATTATTAAAAATGCAATAATTTTTTCATCTTTAGAAGAGGCAATCGCTGATTGTTCACTTGTGATAGGTACTAGTGCTCGTCCTCGCACTTTACAATGGCCTAATTTAACACCAAAAGAGTGCGGTGATAAAATCATTGGTGAGGCTGTTAATGCCCAAGTTGCGTTGGTTTTTGGGCGTGAACGAGTGGGGTTAACCAATGATGAATTGCAAAAATGCCATTTTCATGTTGGTATTCCAGCTAATCCTCAGTACAGTTCTTTGAATCTAGCTATGTCGGTACAGGTATTATGTTATGAAATTCGCATGTCAATGTTAAACTTGCAAGATAATCAATCAGAGCAAACAAATTTAAATACATATACATCCGAATACCCTAAAGATATCGATGTTGAGCGTTTTTATCAGCATTTAGAGCAAACTTTATTGCAAACAGAATTTATCAATGCCAATCATCCAGGTCAAATTATGGGGCGTTTGCGAAGATTATTTACTCGGGCACGTATTGAACAACAAGAACTGAATATTTTACGTGGTATTCTAACGTCGATTGATAAAAAGTTATAA